In a single window of the Salmo trutta chromosome 23, fSalTru1.1, whole genome shotgun sequence genome:
- the lmo4a gene encoding LIM domain transcription factor LMO4a has product MVNSRVEASAVAVTGGGGGSAGRSCAGCGGRIADRFLLFSMERYWHTRCLKCSCCHAQLGEIGTTCYSKGGMILCKNDYIRLFGHSGACSACGQSIPASEMVMRAQGNVYHLKCFTCATCRNRLVPGDRFHYVNGTIFCEHDRPGGALLSSHLTSLQGNGMMPDQKVC; this is encoded by the exons ATGGTGAACAGCCGGGTGGAGGCATCAGCCGTGGCGGTGACGGGGGGCGGCGGTGGCTCGGCAGGCAGGTCATGCGCGGGCTGTGGTGGGCGCATCGCCGACCGCTTCCTGCTCTTCTCCATGGAGCGCTACTGGCACACGCGCTGCCTCAAGTGCTCCTGCTGCCACGCCCAGCTGGGCGAGATTGGCACCACCTGCTACAGCAAAGGTGGCATGATCCTCTGCAAGAACGACTACATCAG GCTGTTCGGGCACAGCGGGGCATGCAGCGCTTGTGGTCAGTCCATCCCTGCCAGTGAGATGGTGATGCGGGCACAGGGCAATGTGTACCACCTCAAG TGTTTCACCTGTGCCACCTGTAGAAACCGGCTGGTGCCGGGCGACCGCTTCCACTATGTCAATGGCACCATCTTCTGTGAGCACGACCGGCCAGGGGGCGCCCTGCTCAGCAGTCACCTGACCTCGCTGCAGGGGAACGGCATGATGCCCGACCAGAAG GTCTGCTGA